The following DNA comes from Halobacillus litoralis.
ATGAAAGCAAGGTGACAACGTAAATATGTGAAAGAAGCTGGGACAAAAGAATTTTTTCGCTGGAAAACCTGAATGAATCCGTTCGGGTTTTCTTTATGAATCAAATAATGCATACGCCGCTCCGGCAACATACTTCGCTTTCCGCGAGCACTGCCCCAGCCTCCTCGGAAAGGAAAGACCGCTTTCTTCCGGGGGCTTCCCTCGTGCTGTTCCCGCAGAAGTCTACGGATCTTGCCTACGCTCCATTTGATCATTCTACCCTATTGGCCATCTTTTCCAGTGGCAGTTATCGTTTTGTCCCAACCTTTTTATATTATTTAATGGAAAATCAGGCTGCTTCCTTTTGCCCCGTTTCGCAAATACCAAAGATTTAGAATGCCCGCTCGCGGTTTCTGCTATGATAAAGAGGGGAATAAAAGATAGAGATTCGATGATTGACGCCACTTCTTTATTTTGTTAGCATATTAGCATACTAAAGGATTTTGTTGTGAAAGGATGGGTATCATTGGTTAAACGGTTGATGTTCGAAAAACCATTGGGAATGCGAGACACGCTTCCTTTTTTTTATAAACAAAAATCAAAAGCACGGAGAAAATTATCAAATGCCATTCTCTCTTACGGGTACTCATTTATGGATACCCCTATTATGGAGTATCACGAAACGGTAGGGAAAGTGAGTGCGACGATGGATCAGCAATTATTCAAGTTGTTGGACCAGCAAGGCCACACACTTGTTTTGAGGCCTGACATGACGGCACCGATTGCACGAGTCGCAGCTTCCCAACTGAAGAACTCTGAATTTCCATTGCGTCTTGCCTATGACGGTCCTGTATTCCGGGCTCAGCAGACGGAAGGTGGGAAACCGGCTCAGTTTGAACAAGTAGGTACCGAGTTGATCGGTGACCATTCTTCGTATGGAGATGCTGAAGTCATTGCTCTCCTGGTTGAATCATTGAAACAGACAGGATTAGACGACTTTGTCATTACTGTCGGTCATATCGGATACGTTAAAGCCTTTTTTAATGAATGGCTCGGGGATGATCAAGGTACAATCGATACATTGTTGAATCACTTATATCGCAAGAACTACGTCGGTTACCGCGAAACCGTCAAAAGCCTTGCTGTCAGTGAGGATAAACAAGAAACTTTGCTGCAATTACTCACCCTTAAAGGGGGCACAGAGGTCTTTGATTCCAGTCGATCTCTTGCTCGTAACCAATCGTGCATGCAGGCCGTGAATGAATTGAAGCAGCTTTTTCGTTTGTTGCAGCAATACGACGTGGAGAAATATGTTTATTTTGATTTGAATTTGATCAGCCACATGGATTATTATACAGGGGTTCTTTTTGAAGGGTATGCTCCTCATATCGGCGCGCTTCTTTGCAATGGAGGTCGTTACGATACATTGCTCCCATCCTTCCAGTTGAATACATCAGCGACTGGGTTTGCGATTCATTTGGAGCGTCTTGTCGAAGCGTTGCATGAACAAGAAGATGAAGAAAGACGAATCGGAATCATTGTGGATGATGATAGTTATACCAAAGGGATTGCAGAATCCAAAAGCAAACGTCAAGAAGGCTACGCTGTTCTGCTTCAGCATGTAGATCAAATTCCTGATGTCCAAGCTTTTCAGCAAGCGTTGGCGGAAACCATCGATTTCACGAAAAGTGGGGGTGCAAGCAATGAGTAAACCTTTGACGATCGCCATGCCGAAGGGACGCATTTACGAAGAGGCTGCTGAACTCATGAAGCAGGCGGGCTATGACTTAGGAGCTGATTTAGAAGAATCAAGAAAGTTGATTTTAGAGTTTCCTGAACAGAACATCCGGGTCATGATGGCAAAGCCGATGGATGTCGTCACTTATGTGGAGTATGGAGCCGCTGACCTTGGAATTGCTGGAAAAGATGTCCTGCTTGAACAGGACCGTGACGTTTATGAAGTGCTCGATTTGAAAATCAGCCCGTGTTATGTCGCAGTCGCAGGTTTACCGGGACAGCCACTCAGCCGGATTGCTCCCAAGATCGCTACCAAATATCCCAGAGTAGCTTCAGACTATTTCAGGGAACAAGGGGAGCAAATCGAAATCATCCCACTTAACGGTTCGATTGAGCTGGCGCCATTGATCGGATTGGCTGATCGTATTGTCGATATCGTTTCAACGGGACGTACACTGAAGGAAAATGGATTAGTCGAATATGAAAAAATTACAGAAATCACTTCTCGTTTAATCGTCAATCCAGTCAGTTACCGCATGAAAAGCAAAGAGATCGAACAGATGGTAACAAACTTGAGCGCTGTTATGGAGGGGAATCGCCGATGAAAATCATTTCTAAATCGGACCTTGTGTCTTTGAAGCGTAGTGTAGATCAAGGAACGGAAGCACAACGGAAATCTGTGCAGAGTATCATTGAGCAGGTCAAACTGCACGGCGATCGTGCTGTGAAAGAATATACAGAGCGTTTTGATAAAACGGCACTCGATTCCCTCCAGGTAACGAGAGAAGAATTTGAGAAAGCTTATGAAGCTATGGACGGAGAGTTTGTTGAAATTTTGCAGGAAGCTGCAGATAATATCCGTACTTTCCACGAAAAACAAATCTCGCATTCATGGTTTGATACTTCCATTGACGGTACGATTTTAGGCCAAAAAATCACACCGCTGGATGCCGTTGGAGTTTATGTGCCTGGGGGGACGGCCACTTATCCATCCTCTGTGTTTATGAATGTAATTCCTGCTCAAGTGGCTGGAGTGGAAAAAATCGTAATGGTCACGCCTCCGGGAGAAGACGGAAAAATACCAGACGGTGTCCTGCTTGCTGCCCATATTTTAGGTGTGGAAAATGTGTATAAAGTTGGAGGAGCCCAAGCAATTGCTGCACTTGCCTATGGTACGGAAACGATTTCTGCTGTCGATAAGATCACAGGACCAGGGAATGTTTTTGTCGCTCTTGCAAAACGCGAAGTTTTCGGGGATGTGGATATAGACATGATTGCTGGACCGAGTGAGATCACTGTCCTGGCAGATGACACGGCCCTAGCGCCGGAAATTGCTGCAGATCTACTGTCCCAAGCAGAGCACGATGCCCGTTCGTCCAGTGTCCTTGTTACAGCCAGCGAGGATTTGGCTGAGAAAGTACAAACAGAAGTACATCACCAGCTAGAGGACCTTCCGAGGGCAGATATTGCCAGACAAAGTGTGGAAGACTATGGGATGATTATCGTTTGTGACACATGGGACGAAGCAATTGAGACGGTCAACGACATTGCACCAGAACATTTAGAAATCATAACGTCTGACCCTTTCCAACACTTAGGGAAAATCAAGCATGCAGGGGCCATCTTCTTAGGACCCTACAGCAGTGAGCCTGTCGGCGATTATTTTGCTGGACCGAATCATGTCCTTCCGACAAACGGAACGGCGCGTTTTTCCAGCCCTTTGACTGTTGATGATTTTGTGAAAAAATCGAGTGTCATCTCTTACAGTCGTGAAGCATTGCAAACGAATGCAGATAAAATAGCACGGTTCGCCCGCCTGGAAGGCTTGGAAGCACACGCACGAGCAGTAGAATCGAGAAAGGAGCGCTGGAAATGACAGAAACAAGATCAGCGATTATTGAACGAAAGACAAGAGAAACGAACATTCATCTGGATTTTTCCATTGACGGAGAAGGGAAAGCCGAGTTGGATGTACAGGTTCCTTTCCTTGCTCATATGCTTGAGCTATTTACAAAACATGGCCTGTTCAATCTTACTGTTTCAGGTCAAGGAGATGTGGAAGTCGACGATCATCACCTGACAGAAGATATAGGAATTTGTCTTGGGCAGGCATTGCGAGAAGCAGCCGGAGATAAACATGGGATGAAGCGGTACGGCTCCATGACATTGCCTATGG
Coding sequences within:
- a CDS encoding ATP phosphoribosyltransferase regulatory subunit, with the protein product MVKRLMFEKPLGMRDTLPFFYKQKSKARRKLSNAILSYGYSFMDTPIMEYHETVGKVSATMDQQLFKLLDQQGHTLVLRPDMTAPIARVAASQLKNSEFPLRLAYDGPVFRAQQTEGGKPAQFEQVGTELIGDHSSYGDAEVIALLVESLKQTGLDDFVITVGHIGYVKAFFNEWLGDDQGTIDTLLNHLYRKNYVGYRETVKSLAVSEDKQETLLQLLTLKGGTEVFDSSRSLARNQSCMQAVNELKQLFRLLQQYDVEKYVYFDLNLISHMDYYTGVLFEGYAPHIGALLCNGGRYDTLLPSFQLNTSATGFAIHLERLVEALHEQEDEERRIGIIVDDDSYTKGIAESKSKRQEGYAVLLQHVDQIPDVQAFQQALAETIDFTKSGGASNE
- the hisG gene encoding ATP phosphoribosyltransferase, which encodes MSKPLTIAMPKGRIYEEAAELMKQAGYDLGADLEESRKLILEFPEQNIRVMMAKPMDVVTYVEYGAADLGIAGKDVLLEQDRDVYEVLDLKISPCYVAVAGLPGQPLSRIAPKIATKYPRVASDYFREQGEQIEIIPLNGSIELAPLIGLADRIVDIVSTGRTLKENGLVEYEKITEITSRLIVNPVSYRMKSKEIEQMVTNLSAVMEGNRR
- the hisD gene encoding histidinol dehydrogenase, which gives rise to MKIISKSDLVSLKRSVDQGTEAQRKSVQSIIEQVKLHGDRAVKEYTERFDKTALDSLQVTREEFEKAYEAMDGEFVEILQEAADNIRTFHEKQISHSWFDTSIDGTILGQKITPLDAVGVYVPGGTATYPSSVFMNVIPAQVAGVEKIVMVTPPGEDGKIPDGVLLAAHILGVENVYKVGGAQAIAALAYGTETISAVDKITGPGNVFVALAKREVFGDVDIDMIAGPSEITVLADDTALAPEIAADLLSQAEHDARSSSVLVTASEDLAEKVQTEVHHQLEDLPRADIARQSVEDYGMIIVCDTWDEAIETVNDIAPEHLEIITSDPFQHLGKIKHAGAIFLGPYSSEPVGDYFAGPNHVLPTNGTARFSSPLTVDDFVKKSSVISYSREALQTNADKIARFARLEGLEAHARAVESRKERWK
- the hisB gene encoding imidazoleglycerol-phosphate dehydratase HisB — its product is MTETRSAIIERKTRETNIHLDFSIDGEGKAELDVQVPFLAHMLELFTKHGLFNLTVSGQGDVEVDDHHLTEDIGICLGQALREAAGDKHGMKRYGSMTLPMDETLVTVAVDLSDRPHLEWRAELPKDRVGTFDTENVHEFFWKLAVEARMNLHIVLHHGQNTHHIIEAMFKALARALDEATTIDPRVKGVPSTKGSL